ggtttactagtccattgcagttgctctaaacaGTGTATATCCATAGGCAACAGATCTTTTGAATTGgcaaaaatcaaaaacaatgGAGAAATCATGGCATCACTCAAGGAAATTAAAACAGGCTTTAAGGAATTCATAATCTCTCTCACAGCCCTAGAATGGATAAGCACCATCTTGGAACAGGAATCTTCAACATTAAGAGAAAGACCGACATATTGGAGCTACAATAAATCTGCAGAAAGGCTCTCTCTAGTTAGAAATTTCTTTGCTAATGGAGAAATGCTAAAACTAACTCGGATTGGAACTAACAGAGATCCAGCTCAAGTATGCTTCTTCCCTTCAGGTGGAGATGGAAGTGGATGGACTAATTTTGCAGAAGCCATCAAGTTCTATTTGAGTTTGGCTACAACATTTCAACAAATACTTCCCAAGCAAACCCCAACTCCAGTGACCAAGACACATCAATCAGGCAGATTTAGCAACAGATGGAAAGGAGCTTTGATATGTGAGACTCAAAATACCTCCACCCCTTGGACTAGAATTGCACAAATAATCGAATCATTATTCAAATTGCAAGGGTCGGTGATGTTATCACCCATCTCAACCACAAAAACTTTAGCTTTGTTCTTTGTGGATACAGAGtataaaaaaaaggaaatctTATCCAAGCAACAATGGGACAGTGATGAAGTAAAGCTCAGGTTCACAGAATGGAATCCAACTGCTAATAGTCTCAAATCTCAAAGGTGCTACTTTTCCCAAATCAGTATGGCTTGCTGTTCATGGAGTTCCACTCCATATTTGGAATCTGAAAACCTATCGGAAAATAGGTAAAATGTGGGGTGGACTAATTTCACCTCATGCCAACTCACTCAATGGTCTAgattattcaacaatttatcTTCAAGTTGCAGGCCCGATTAACAATAAGGAGGAATTCAAGATGATGCACATAGATGAACTGTCTTTTCCCATCGCAGGAGAGGTGCTGGACAACGAAGATATCATAGGAAAATCTGAACTACAAACAGTTGAATCGGGAGATCATACAATGCAATTTCCTCCTATTGGAAATTCTCCTCGTTCTGAAGAATTTTCAACTGATGGCAACAATGGTAATTCTCAAGAAAAGATAAGGATAGAAGAGCAAATGGTTCTTTTTCCAGTCAGAGAAGTTGATGCACCTACCTATAACAAAGACCATAGTACAGTTGCTGCCGTTGACGAGGTACTGTTCCCTGTATCAAACCTGACACTTCAACTACCTCCATTAATtgaaatttcaaattttgaactagtTTCTTCCGTGCATATTGCGCGCACCGAGTCGGGTTGGATCAATACCCGTATAAATAGAAACGTTGATGTCCCTTTAGTCGATCAATCAGATCAAGCCCATGTCTCTCTGTTAGTTAACAGGCCAACCCAGTCAAATCATACAAATTCTTTTGACTTTGTTATTTCTCCCAACTCAACTGCATCACCGGAAACTTCGAATTCAACCGCAACAGCAGACGAAACTGTCTCCTCTCAAGATCCGGGAACCTCTATTGAAACAATCTCCCAGCAATTGCTTTGGAAAACAATCAGAAGAAGACAACAACATCGACTGATGAATGCTTGCAAGAACTTCAAAGTTTAATTGATTCTTTTAAGAAATGGCCCTTTAATTGGAGTCTGTTTTAGGAAAACAGAAAAACAACTTGAAGCTCTTAtgcataattctacttctaagaACGAGTTCAATCTCCTGAAGCTTTTCGAAGaaacaaatcaagataaggagaaTGAAATTGAAGAGGCTATTGCATCCGTCCATTTGGTAGATCCATGAAGACAAATATCATCTCATGGAATGTTAATGGGTTACTCGACATTACCAAGAGAGACAGTCTACAAGTTCTCCTCAGAATGTGGAAGCCAGATATCATTTGTTTGCAAGAAACCCATGTAAAGGGTTGGAAGAGACATCAAGTGAAACAACTGTGGGGagcaaataattttaattatgttGCATTGGATTCCATTGGGCGGTCTGGAGGTATTATCATTATATGGAACACCAATACAATCAATgtgattgattttcttcttggtgCTTTTTCCATTTCTGTTAGATGCAACTACATAAATGATGATTTTGTGTGGATGCTCACTTCTGTTTATGGTCCTGTCCACGATTTTGAAAAGGATCAGTTTTGGGATGAACTTAGGGATATGCGCACTATTTGGGATGATCCTTGGGTTCTTTCTGGAGATTTCAATTGCACTAGGTTTGCCAATGAAAGGTCGGAGCCTCAAGTTATTACCAGGTCAATGCGCAGATTTGCTTCTCTTGTGCGCAACCATCAGCTCATGGATTTACCTCTTGTAGGTAGTCATTTCACTTGGTCCAGAAATACGTCGTGGAGTAAAATCGACAGGTTCCTCATTTCTTCTCAGTGGGAGGATCACTTTCTGAGAATCGAACAATCCTCTCTACCTAAACCTTTTTCTGACCATATCCCTATCTTACTATCTACTGAGGAAGAAGGATGGGTCCTTGTCCCTGCAGATTCGAAAAAATATGGCTTCAAGATGATTCTCTTAGGGGGCTTATGGAAACTTGGTGGCATTCTTTTTCATTCACTGGAACTCCTGGGTTTATTCTTGCTAAGAAAATGCAAGCTCTTAAAGAGAAGCTAAAAGTATGGAACAGGGATGTCTTTGGCAAGATTGATAGACTGGTGCAGGCTAATCTTATTTCCATTCAAGGCATTTTTGCACAACTGGCGCTTGATCCTAATAACGCTCAATTGTTGGATGACCAAATTATTGCTGCAGCTGATTTAAAAAGACTTGCCAAGATGCATAGTGATTTCTGGAAACAAAGAACTAACATCAATTGGGTTGAAGAGCATGAGAACAATACTCATTTTTCCATAAATATGCTTCCGCTAGTCAAAGAAACAAGAGTTTTTCCCAACTCAAGATCAATGGGGTTATGACTAAAGATTGAACTCTCATCAAGAAGGAACTTGTTACTTATTATCAGAATTTATTCAATGAAGAAATGCACACCAGACCCCAATTAGATGGGCTTCCCTTTCCTGCTATCTCTTCTATTGACGCCACCAGAATTGAAgctaaatttgaagaagaaaaagttaaGCAAGCTGTCAAGGAATTAGGTCAGGAAAAAGCTCCAGGCCCGGacggtttgttatttctttgtgTTGGGATTTTATGAAAAACGACATAATGAAGGTCATGGAAGAGCTTTACTACAACAAAGTCATTGATTGGAGGCTTAAGTCTACTTTCCTTGTGTTAATTCCTAAGGTGCAGAACCtcgagcagatttcagattttaGGCCAATAAGCCTTATGAGTAGCATCAATAAAGTTATTTTCAAGGTTATTGCAACTAGATTGAAGTCCGTCCTCCCTCAGATCATTAGCTTTCAGCAATCCGCGTACGTGCAAGGTAGACAAATTATGGATAGTGCACTTATAGCCAATTAATGCATTAATTCTATGCAAAGTAACAATCAAAATGGCATTCTGTGTAAAATTGACTTTCAGAAAGCGTATGATAATGTCGCGTGGTCCTTTATAGATTATGTGCTAAGAAGAATGGGGTTTGGGAGTAGATGGAGAAAGTGGATTGAAGCTGCTATTTCGTATGTTCACTTCTCGGTGTTAATCAATGGTTCTTCTAATGGCAGATTTAAAAGTTCCAAAGGTCTTCGTCAAGGAGATCCATTATCTCCATTTTTATTTCTTATTGTGGTTGAATCTCTCAACTTAATGTTTGCTAAAGCTTCCCAAATAGGTTGGATTCAAGGCTTTGAAATAACTCCAGGAGGATCCAAAATTACACATCTTCAATTTGCTGACGACACCTTGATCTTCATGAAAGATGACTTAAGTAGCATTCACCATTTGCAACATCCTTATTTGGTTTGAAGTTATTTCTGGTCTCAAGATTAATTTCCATAAAACTTCTTTAATGGCAGTTGGCAGGGTTCAAAATTTACATTCTTTTGCCGACATTTTGGGGTGCAAAACCCAAGTGCTTCCCACCAAATATATCGGTCTACCCTTGGGAAAACCATATAGAGCTCCTATCAAGTGGAAAGCTATAATCGAAAGAGTCGAATCCAGACTTCCAGGCTGGATAGCTAAGAGCGTAACGCGCGGCGGTAAACTCACTCTTATCCATTCTGTCCTTACTgctcttcttatttattttttctctcttttcttagcTCCGGTCCATATAATAAAGAAATTAGAAAGAATCATACGAAACTTTTATGGGATGAAGGAGAGTagaataagaagtatcatcttgtGGCCGGGGATGTAATCACCAAACCTAAAGATTCAGGTGGTTTGGGGATTAAAAATTTGCGTCTCATGAATGTAGCCCTCCTCATGAAATCGTTATGGAAGTTTGGTGAGGATGATAATCCTCTTTGGaagcaattgatttctgagaaatATGGCGTTGAAGACTTGGGATGGAACTCTAAACCTTCAAAACAAGCTTACGGTTGTAGCATTTGGAAAGGCATTCAAAAGTTCAGTCTTGAATTCAAGTCCAAGTGCAAGTTTGTGGTAGGTAATGGTGAAAGAATCAAATTTCTGGCGAGATATTTGGATCGGAAATTTACCCCTAGCAGATCAATTCCCTCATGCTTTTGAAGCTTCATCTAACAAGGATCACTCTATAGCTGAAATGTATGACGTTTCCAATCAAAGTTGGTCTTTGGGAATAACTAGAAGAATTCGGGATCATGTAATTGATAACGTTTCCGGTCTTCTCTTTGTATTGGAGAATAACAACACAGTGTTCACCAATTCTGCAGACACAAGAGTGTGGATGGACAACGGCATAGCAGGTGATTTTTCGGTCAAAAAATACTATAATTGGCTTCTGCGGCGAAGCAACATTGACGAGGAGTGTAATCACGTCCCTGCTAACAAGATTTGGTCTAAGCTTTGGCCCCCTAAGGTTAGCTTTTTTATGTGGCTTGCATCAAAACAGAAGGTCTTGACCCAAGACAAGCTCATCAAAAGAAAATGGAGAGATTGGGTAAATCATTGCTATCTCTGCATCAATGATGCTGAGTCGTCCACGCATATGCTTCTCCATTGCTCGTATGCGAGCAAAGTCTGGAATTCCTTCATTCAGGAATTCAATATCGTGTGGATTATTTCTCCTTCCATTGACATAGCTCTTCACTGTTGGCCTCACACAAAGATCAAAACGAGAAAGGCTCTTGTCATCAACTCGATTCCTGGTGCAATTATTTGGAATTTATGGAAAGAAAGAAACCAACGGGCTTTTGATAACAACTCTCTCGATAACAACAAGCTTATAGAAAGAATCAAGTTCACCATTGCTTACTGGCTTCAGAAACAGCCTCAATTCAAGGGTATCACTCTACATTATTTCATGCTTAAATGGAACATGGTCGTCTTTGAGCCACCATGAGTTTCTCTGTTTATATTCTTGTAGTGTTTTTGAGGGATTTTGGTTCCATCTTTCTTCCGTGTTTCAGGGTGTTTTAGATTGTTGTCCCTTCGGTTTTTCTGTCATGACTCCAAGGGACCTCTGTGGGTGGTTCTTTGCCCCCTTTTGGTCGGTCTTTGTTTGTAATCCTGTTCATGCTTTATGAACTTTTCTCTTTCTAATAAATTTcaatttaccgatcaaaaaaaaaagtttactgGAAATATTGGAGGACAGTTATTGTGTTGCACATTTAATATAATGTTATAAAGCCTCTGCCTAAGTTTGAAGCTGGACATCCATGGTGTACTAAAATGAGGTTGTTCAGTGTTAAGTTTCAAAGAATATATACTGAAGAATACATGGGGTACACTATGCGTGTTGCATCCGAATACTTTATATAACTGCAATCATCAGTGAGTCTCTCACTAGTCAAAACTCCGGTTTGTTTTAGCAGCGGGATTAACCCTTATCTGACTTAAAAACGTGCAACTTGTTGGTAATAATTTGTATCTAACATTTTATTCAGCCCAGACTTTGAGCATGACACTCCATTTTTGGGCCTACGAGAAGTCATTGATGATTACAGTCTATACGCATGATGAAGTACTCTGTTCATGTGATTATTATTGCCACCAATTTAGAGAGCTAGGTTTATAAATGCTTTGTTTGCGTCATTAATCAGTCCCACTACTGGCTGACATATAATCAAGCACCCAAAACATGATAGTTTAATATATTCAGTATCAATTAAGTCTTACATATTTCACAATCACAAGCAAACATTTGAGATCTAGAGATAAAAGTAAACACCGAGGAATTCAAAAAGATCTAATAGCCAACAATCACTAGCAAGAACAGGATCTGTTTAGAAGTTATGTCTTCGAATACAACGATAATTAGTTCACTGGAAATATTGGAGGACAGTTATTGTGTTGCACATTTAATATAATGGTATAAAGCCTCTGCCTTACATAGGCTTCatatctccatttttttttctctgtgACAGGGAAGCGACGGTTTACACCAGCAGTTCACCTGATCAAGCTAAAATAGATATTGGTACTTGGTTCCGTTCCATCGACTTGGAAAAAGAAATGAGAAACAGTAAAAAGGTGGTGGCTGTGCTTCCTGATAATGTACATGGCCCAGTGCACGATGTTGAACAAACATTTCGGAATATATACGAAGATGTTACAAAATTACCACCGTAAGTTGCTGTTTTTAGAGTCATGagtattttttaaataatttttttctgaGGCAACCACATCCATTCTAAATGTTCGAAAAGTTTCTGGATTTTGTCGTAAAATGGTATTCGCTTGTCTAGTAGGTAATATATGACACCTTAGTTTACACGGGCTTTTTGTAGTGCTCCAAGTTATATATTTAATACTTACAATAAGTAGTTTCACTTTGTGCTGATTAGTCGCCGATCTTTCAGGAAATTTAAAGACTGGTTTTCCATGGAAGATATGTGTGTCCTCTTAATCAACCCTTTGGCTTTCCAAAGGTGTTGTGCTGGTCAAGTTTTGGATGCCATTCAGGCCAACTGTTCTAGCATAAGAGGTGTGCTAGTGACCTTGCATTGTTGGTTTCATCTTATTATGTGTTTAATGTTGATTTCATGCTTAAATTCTGGTTACACTCTTTGATTGAACTTTATATTAGGCATAAAGCTCGTGAGAAAGGCtgactatcctagcaatttatgGCCTACTCATTCTGCTCCCTCTGAGTATGGTATTGCCGTTGTTGTTTGGGATCTCGAACCAAGCGTAACAATCACGCACGAGAATCCAGATAGCAAGTATATTAACTACATTAAAGGCGAGTTTATAATCGGCAGGTAAACATAATTTTTCTTTCCTTATGATATAAATACAAACTGCTTCTTTTCTGACTTATAGCAAGCTTATTGCTTCATTTGTTTGGGCAGCAACTACATTCACCAAAGCGAGCCGGGGAAGGAGGTGTTGGAACATGCTACCAAAATTTTCAAATCTGGTTTC
This genomic interval from Papaver somniferum cultivar HN1 unplaced genomic scaffold, ASM357369v1 unplaced-scaffold_154, whole genome shotgun sequence contains the following:
- the LOC113336633 gene encoding uncharacterized protein LOC113336633 — encoded protein: MKTNIISWNVNGLLDITKRDSLQVLLRMWKPDIICLQETHVKGWKRHQVKQLWGANNFNYVALDSIGRSGGIIIIWNTNTINVIDFLLGAFSISVRCNYINDDFVWMLTSVYGPVHDFEKDQFWDELRDMRTIWDDPWVLSGDFNCTRFANERSEPQVITRSMRRFASLVRNHQLMDLPLVGSHFTWSRNTSWSKIDRFEKIWLQDDSLRGLMETWWHSFSFTGTPGFILAKKMQALKEKLKVWNRDVFGKIDRLVQANLISIQGIFAQLALDPNNAQLLDDQIIAAADLKRLAKMHSDFWKQRTNINWVEEHENNTHFSINMLPLVKETRVFPNSRSMGL
- the LOC113336634 gene encoding uncharacterized protein LOC113336634 — translated: MVKESNFWRDIWIGNLPLADQFPHAFEASSNKDHSIAEMYDVSNQSWSLGITRRIRDHVIDNVSGLLFVLENNNTVFTNSADTRVWMDNGIAGDFSVKKYYNWLLRRSNIDEECNHVPANKIWSKLWPPKVSFFMWLASKQKVLTQDKLIKRKWRDWVNHCYLCINDAESSTHMLLHCSYASKVWNSFIQEFNIVWIISPSIDIALHCWPHTKIKTRKALVINSIPGAIIWNLWKERNQRAFDNNSLDNNKLIERIKFTIAYWLQKQPQFKGITLHYFMLKWNMVVFEPP